Proteins encoded by one window of Lepeophtheirus salmonis chromosome 10, UVic_Lsal_1.4, whole genome shotgun sequence:
- the LOC121125295 gene encoding uncharacterized protein, producing the protein MASFKYICLIALIGSAAASGGPRPRARTLTVNRDGRSLLNTFPFNDGARGTARAAHAEHHEHDHAHAEHPAASDNRLARQGGGDDVPLDIGSIAAAGERCIDKVVMVEETEYDDHIECHHSYSERCHTTYTTDFEPQQEEECEENFKKSCFIEYKKVAVDETVKFCHTPLVCEGEGPEECKTVYESECETKYHEHDVEDDVVNCETIQEEKCEDVTQGYTTEQKCTKWPKQVCTNEKKNVKKYSPQTECKKVPRQLCGPSGCVPQPGPEECFDKKETIVQEVPEENCNLEPQKSCKQITKLVPSLKPVEECVDIPKEVCSRSRKNPRKVQKPVVKKWCYVPSAASGLAA; encoded by the exons ATGGCATCATTTAAG tACATTTGTTTGATCGCTTTAATCGGATCTGCCGCTGCATCCGGAGGGCCAAGACCACGAGCAAGAACTCTTACCGTCAACCGGGATGGAAGATCCCTTCTCAACACCTTCCCCTTCAATGATGGAGCTCGTGGAACTGCCCGTGCTGCTCATGCTGAACACCATGAGCATGATCATGCTCATGCTGAGCACCCAGCTGCATCTGACAACAGATTGGCCCGTCAAGGAGGTGGTGATGATGTCCCACTTGACATTGGATCCATTGCTGCTGCTGGAGAGCGTTGTATCGATAAGGTCGTCATGGTAGAAGAAACTGAATACGATGACCACATCGAATGCCACCACAGCTACTCTGAGAGATGTCACACCACCTACACCACCGACTTTGAACCTCAACAAGAGGAAGAGTGCGAAGAAAACTTCAAGAAGAGTTGTTTCATCGAATACAAGAAGGTTGCTGTTGATGAGACCGTCAAGTTCTGTCACACTCCCTTAGTCTGCGAAGGTGAAGGACCTGAAGAATGTAAGACTGTCTACGAATCCGAGTGTGAAACCAAGTACCACGAACACGATGTTGAGGATGACGTTGTCAACTGTGAGACCATCCAAGAAGAGAAGTGCGAGGATGTCACCCAAGGTTACACCACTGAGCAAAAATGTACCAAATGGCCCAAACAAGTCTGTACCAATGAAAAGAAGAACGTCAAGAAATACAGTCCCCAAACCGAATGTAAGAAGGTTCCCAGACAATTGTGCGGTCCCTCCGGCTGTGTTCCCCAACCAGGACCCGAAGAGTGTTTCGACAAGAAAGAAACCATCGTCCAAGAAGTCCCAGAGGAGAACTGTAACTTGGAACCCCAAAAGTCCTGCAAACAAATCACCAAATTGGTTCCCAGCCTCAAGCCTGTTGAGGAGTGTGTTGATATACCCAAAGAAGTTTGCTCTCGTTCCAGAAAGAACCCCAGAAAGGTACAAAAGCCCGTTGTCAAGAAATGGTGCTACGTTCCGTCTGCTGCTTCTGGTTTGGCTGCTTAA